In the genome of Bradyrhizobium sp. CIAT3101, one region contains:
- a CDS encoding ABC transporter permease subunit (The N-terminal region of this protein, as described by TIGR01726, is a three transmembrane segment that identifies a subfamily of ABC transporter permease subunits, which specificities that include histidine, arginine, glutamine, glutamate, L-cystine (sic), the opines (in Agrobacterium) octopine and nopaline, etc.): MTSDDPRPPPRRSFFGALGPNELKGLFWQVLVVGIAVAVIVFLWSNTVTNLSARRITTGFAFLGREAGMPIADSLLAYSPRDSYLWAFVVGIANTLRVAVIGIVLATILGTLIGISRLSANWLLSRLAAVYVEVLRDIPLLLQLLFWYVLMQALPAARAAWRPVDGIFLSNRGLILPAIPVGSPQLWVLGTAALGLAAFLLIRRWLIAQQMRDGKPRPAWPFAVGLILALPTAVSVALRVSWTIEWPQLRGFNFVGGLTLAPEYFALLIALVTYTSAFIAEIVRSGIQSVPRGQWDAASALGLRRSFMLRQIILPQALRVIVPPMTSQYLNLTKNSSLAVAIGYQDVVSIANTTLNQTGQAIEAISLIMAVFLTISLGISFFMNWYNARIALAER; this comes from the coding sequence GTGACCTCAGATGACCCCAGGCCGCCGCCGCGCCGCAGCTTTTTCGGCGCGCTCGGGCCGAACGAACTGAAGGGCCTGTTCTGGCAGGTGCTGGTGGTCGGCATCGCGGTTGCCGTCATCGTCTTCCTCTGGTCCAACACGGTCACCAACCTCTCGGCGCGCCGCATCACCACCGGCTTTGCATTTCTCGGCCGCGAAGCGGGCATGCCGATTGCCGACAGCCTGCTCGCCTACAGTCCGAGGGACAGCTACCTCTGGGCCTTCGTTGTCGGCATCGCCAACACCCTGCGTGTCGCTGTGATCGGCATCGTGCTTGCGACCATTCTGGGGACACTGATCGGGATCTCGCGGTTGTCGGCGAACTGGCTGCTGTCGCGGCTTGCCGCCGTCTATGTGGAAGTCCTGCGCGACATTCCGCTGCTGCTTCAGCTATTGTTCTGGTACGTGCTGATGCAGGCGCTGCCGGCGGCGCGCGCCGCGTGGCGGCCGGTCGACGGCATTTTCCTGTCCAATCGCGGCCTGATCCTGCCGGCGATCCCGGTGGGCTCGCCGCAGCTCTGGGTGCTCGGCACGGCCGCGCTCGGGCTCGCCGCGTTCCTTCTGATCAGGCGATGGCTGATCGCGCAACAGATGCGGGACGGCAAGCCGCGGCCGGCCTGGCCGTTTGCGGTTGGCCTCATCCTCGCCCTGCCGACGGCCGTATCGGTGGCGCTTCGCGTGTCCTGGACGATCGAATGGCCCCAGCTGCGCGGCTTCAACTTCGTCGGTGGTTTGACGCTCGCGCCGGAATATTTCGCGCTGCTGATCGCGCTCGTCACTTACACCTCGGCCTTCATCGCCGAGATCGTGCGCAGCGGCATCCAGTCGGTGCCGCGCGGGCAGTGGGATGCCGCCAGTGCGCTCGGCCTGCGCCGCAGCTTCATGCTGCGGCAGATCATCCTGCCGCAGGCGCTGCGCGTGATCGTGCCGCCGATGACCAGCCAGTATCTCAACCTGACCAAGAACTCCTCGCTCGCGGTTGCGATCGGCTATCAGGACGTGGTCTCGATCGCCAACACCACGCTGAACCAGACCGGGCAGGCGATCGAGGCGATCTCGCTGATCATGGCCGTCTTCCTCACCATCAGTCTCGGCATCAGCTTCTTCATGAACTGGTACAATGCGCGCATCGCGCTGGCGGAGCGCTGA
- a CDS encoding malate/lactate/ureidoglycolate dehydrogenase, translated as MADYRTIKAEPLTNAIRAIVKAGGSSDREAELVSTNLVEANLKGHDSHGVGMIPRYVSSVVNGGLAVNAHVKTVLDTGPLLTLDGLTGYGQVIGHEAMELAAERAKRNGVCLVGLSNAHHIGRIGHWAEQCIDHGLVSIHFVNVISRPIVAPWGGSDPRHGTNPFCVGIPRRGKEPIVLDFATSRIAQGKTRVAHNKGVELEPGTIIDNEGKPTVNPRYTVIPPYGAILPFGEHKGSGLALVCEILGGALSGGQVVKGPSDGKYNVLNGMLSIVIDPGKLGTGENLASEVESFVAWHTGSPPGPGVEKVKIAGEPERETKKKRLAEGIPVDPTTWQEILEAGKKFGLDQAAIEKIAG; from the coding sequence ATGGCCGACTATCGCACCATCAAGGCAGAGCCGCTTACCAACGCCATCCGCGCCATCGTCAAGGCCGGGGGCTCCTCCGACCGTGAAGCCGAACTCGTATCCACCAATCTCGTCGAGGCCAACCTCAAGGGACATGATTCCCACGGCGTCGGCATGATCCCGCGTTATGTCTCGAGCGTCGTCAACGGCGGCCTGGCGGTGAATGCTCACGTCAAGACCGTGCTCGACACCGGTCCGCTTCTCACCCTCGACGGTCTCACCGGCTACGGCCAGGTGATCGGCCATGAAGCGATGGAGCTGGCGGCAGAACGCGCCAAGCGCAACGGCGTCTGCCTCGTCGGCCTTTCCAACGCGCACCACATCGGCCGCATCGGCCACTGGGCCGAGCAGTGCATCGACCATGGGCTGGTTTCGATCCATTTCGTCAACGTGATCTCGCGCCCGATCGTGGCGCCCTGGGGCGGCAGCGATCCGCGCCACGGCACCAACCCGTTCTGTGTCGGCATCCCGCGCCGGGGCAAGGAGCCGATCGTGCTCGACTTCGCCACCAGCCGGATCGCGCAGGGCAAGACCCGCGTCGCCCACAACAAGGGCGTCGAACTCGAGCCCGGCACCATCATCGACAATGAAGGCAAGCCCACCGTCAATCCGCGCTACACCGTGATCCCGCCGTATGGCGCCATCCTGCCGTTCGGCGAGCACAAGGGTTCGGGGCTCGCGCTGGTGTGCGAAATCCTCGGCGGCGCGCTCTCCGGCGGGCAGGTGGTCAAGGGCCCGTCCGACGGCAAGTACAACGTGCTCAACGGCATGCTCTCGATCGTCATTGATCCGGGCAAGCTCGGCACAGGCGAGAACCTGGCAAGTGAAGTCGAGAGTTTTGTTGCCTGGCACACCGGCTCGCCTCCCGGCCCCGGCGTCGAGAAAGTGAAGATTGCCGGCGAGCCCGAGCGCGAGACCAAGAAGAAGCGCCTTGCCGAAGGCATTCCGGTCGATCCGACCACTTGGCAGGAAATTTTGGAAGCCGGGAAGAAGTTCGGGCTGGATCAGGCGGCGATCGAGAAGATCGCGGGCTGA
- a CDS encoding tartrate dehydrogenase: protein MSKKQYRIAVIPGDGIGKEVMPEGLRVLETAAKKHGVSLHFDHFDFSSWDYYEKHGQMMPDDWKEKIGKHDAIYFGAVGWPAKIPDHVSLWGSLIKFRREFDQYVNLRPVRLMPGVPSPLANRKPGDIDFWVVRENTEGEYSSVGGRMFPDTDREFVTQQTVMTRTGVDRILKFAFELAQSRPKKHLTSATKSNGISITMPYWDERVEAMAKKFPGVKWDKYHIDILTANFVLHPDWFDVVVGSNLFGDILSDLGPACTGTIGIAPSGNINPEGDFPSVFEPVHGSAPDIAGQGIANPIGAIWSGAMMLDHLGEKVAGKSIVDAIERTLAERTLRTKDLGGNADTTACGKAVADMVD, encoded by the coding sequence ATGAGCAAGAAACAATACCGGATCGCAGTCATCCCCGGCGATGGCATCGGCAAGGAAGTGATGCCCGAGGGCCTGCGCGTTTTGGAGACGGCGGCCAAGAAGCACGGCGTGTCCCTGCATTTCGATCATTTCGACTTCTCGTCCTGGGATTATTACGAGAAGCACGGGCAGATGATGCCGGATGATTGGAAGGAAAAGATCGGCAAGCACGACGCGATCTATTTCGGCGCGGTCGGCTGGCCCGCCAAGATTCCGGATCACGTCTCGCTGTGGGGCTCGCTGATCAAGTTCCGTCGCGAGTTCGATCAATATGTGAACCTGCGCCCGGTGCGGCTGATGCCCGGCGTGCCGTCGCCGCTGGCCAATCGCAAGCCCGGTGACATCGATTTCTGGGTGGTGCGCGAGAACACCGAAGGCGAATATTCCTCCGTCGGCGGACGCATGTTCCCCGACACCGACCGCGAGTTCGTGACGCAGCAGACGGTGATGACCCGCACCGGCGTCGATCGCATCCTGAAGTTCGCCTTCGAGCTCGCGCAGTCGCGGCCGAAGAAGCACCTGACCTCGGCGACCAAGTCCAACGGCATCTCCATCACCATGCCCTATTGGGATGAGCGCGTGGAGGCGATGGCCAAGAAGTTTCCGGGCGTGAAGTGGGACAAGTACCACATCGACATTCTCACCGCGAACTTCGTGCTGCATCCGGACTGGTTCGACGTCGTGGTCGGCTCCAACCTGTTCGGCGACATCCTGTCCGATCTGGGCCCCGCCTGCACCGGCACGATCGGCATCGCGCCATCGGGCAACATCAATCCCGAGGGCGATTTCCCCTCGGTGTTCGAGCCGGTGCACGGCTCGGCGCCCGACATCGCAGGGCAGGGCATCGCGAACCCGATCGGTGCGATCTGGTCGGGCGCGATGATGCTGGATCATCTCGGCGAGAAGGTTGCCGGCAAGTCGATCGTCGATGCGATCGAGCGCACGCTGGCCGAACGCACGCTGCGTACCAAGGACCTCGGCGGCAATGCCGACACCACGGCGTGCGGCAAGGCCGTCGCGGATATGGTGGACTAA
- a CDS encoding Zn-dependent hydrolase, translating to MSRAATNLQIDSARLWGSIHETAQFGGTAKGGVRRLTLSSEDKQVRDWFRKACEDAGLEVHVDALGSQFGLRKGRDMSKLPVGIGSHLDTQPTGGKYDGILGTLGALEVIRTLNDAGIETEAPICVVNWTNEEGSRFAPAMMASAAYVGDFTTDDILSRKDIEGTTVGQALDSIGYRGDKPVGFQKLGCFVELHIEQGPILEAEGKTIGVVDSGQGVLWYDGKISGFESHAGSTPMPLRRDALATLSEIVLAMEAIARRHGPNAVGTIGEAVIANPSRNVIPGEIAFTMDCRSADGAIMDALDRDLRAAIAEIAARRKVDVKIDLVWRKPPTHFDPKLIAAVENAAKTLGYSSRRITSGAGHDACNLNTVMPAAMVFVPCKDGISHNELEDATQPDCAAGTNVLMHTVLAIAGVAS from the coding sequence ATGAGCCGAGCCGCGACGAACCTGCAAATCGATTCCGCCCGCCTCTGGGGCTCCATTCACGAGACCGCGCAATTCGGCGGGACGGCCAAGGGCGGTGTACGGCGGCTGACGCTGAGCAGCGAAGACAAGCAGGTTCGCGACTGGTTCCGAAAGGCCTGTGAGGACGCGGGCCTCGAGGTGCATGTCGATGCGCTCGGCTCGCAGTTCGGCCTCCGCAAGGGCCGCGACATGTCGAAGCTGCCCGTCGGCATCGGCTCGCATCTCGACACCCAGCCGACCGGCGGCAAATATGACGGCATTCTCGGCACGCTCGGCGCGCTCGAGGTGATCCGCACGCTGAACGATGCCGGCATCGAGACCGAGGCGCCGATCTGCGTCGTCAACTGGACCAACGAGGAAGGCTCGCGCTTCGCGCCGGCGATGATGGCGTCCGCAGCCTACGTCGGCGATTTCACCACCGACGACATTCTCTCACGCAAGGATATCGAGGGCACGACGGTCGGCCAGGCGCTCGACAGCATCGGCTATCGCGGCGACAAGCCGGTCGGCTTCCAGAAGCTCGGCTGCTTCGTCGAGCTCCACATCGAACAGGGCCCGATCCTGGAAGCCGAGGGCAAGACCATCGGCGTGGTTGATTCCGGCCAGGGCGTGTTGTGGTACGACGGCAAGATCTCCGGCTTCGAGAGCCATGCGGGATCGACGCCGATGCCGCTGCGGCGCGATGCGCTGGCGACGCTGTCCGAGATCGTGCTGGCGATGGAAGCCATCGCCAGGAGGCACGGGCCGAACGCGGTCGGCACCATCGGCGAGGCCGTGATCGCGAATCCCTCGCGCAACGTCATTCCCGGCGAGATCGCCTTCACCATGGATTGCCGCAGCGCAGACGGCGCGATCATGGATGCGCTCGATCGCGACCTGCGTGCCGCGATCGCGGAGATCGCCGCGCGCCGCAAGGTCGATGTCAAGATCGATCTCGTCTGGCGCAAGCCGCCGACCCATTTCGATCCCAAGCTGATTGCGGCGGTCGAGAATGCGGCCAAGACGCTCGGCTACTCCTCCCGCCGTATCACCTCCGGGGCCGGCCACGATGCCTGCAACCTCAACACCGTCATGCCGGCGGCGATGGTGTTCGTGCCCTGCAAGGACGGCATCAGTCACAACGAGCTCGAAGACGCCACGCAGCCCGACTGCGCTGCCGGCACCAACGTGCTGATGCACACCGTGCTGGCGATCGCCGGCGTCGCATCCTGA
- a CDS encoding SDR family oxidoreductase: MDLHLRGKRVLITGASKGIGAAAAEAFAEEGAHLLLAARNGDQLKALADRLRSAHQIDAATSIVDLRKADDIARLAKEAADIDVLVNNAGDIPGGSIDKIDEATWRHAWELKVFGYINLTRQIYAQMKAKGGGVIVNDIGAAGEKFDANYICGSAGNAALMAFTRALGGKSLADNIRVVGINPGPVGTDRHVTLLKTRAKHQFGDENRYKEFQKGLPLGRPAHAREIGDLMAFLASDRAGYTSGVIYTVDGGISAGWG; this comes from the coding sequence ATGGATCTGCATCTGCGTGGCAAGCGCGTCCTGATCACGGGCGCGTCCAAGGGCATCGGCGCAGCCGCCGCCGAGGCGTTTGCCGAGGAAGGCGCTCATCTCCTGCTCGCCGCCCGCAACGGCGATCAGCTCAAGGCGCTGGCTGACCGGCTGCGCTCGGCGCACCAGATCGACGCTGCGACCAGCATCGTGGATTTGCGCAAGGCCGACGACATCGCCCGGCTCGCCAAGGAAGCTGCCGATATCGACGTGCTCGTCAACAATGCCGGCGACATCCCCGGCGGCTCGATCGACAAGATCGATGAAGCCACCTGGCGCCACGCCTGGGAATTGAAAGTGTTCGGCTACATCAACCTGACGCGGCAGATCTACGCGCAGATGAAGGCCAAAGGCGGCGGCGTCATCGTCAACGACATCGGCGCGGCCGGTGAAAAATTCGACGCCAATTATATCTGCGGCAGCGCCGGCAATGCCGCGCTGATGGCTTTCACCCGCGCGCTCGGCGGCAAGAGCCTCGCCGACAACATCCGCGTGGTCGGCATCAATCCCGGCCCCGTCGGCACCGACCGCCACGTCACACTGCTGAAGACGCGGGCAAAGCACCAGTTCGGCGATGAGAACCGTTACAAGGAATTCCAGAAGGGCCTGCCGCTGGGCCGCCCCGCGCATGCGCGCGAGATCGGCGACCTCATGGCCTTCCTCGCGTCGGATCGCGCCGGCTACACATCCGGCGTGATCTACACGGTCGACGGCGGTATCAGCGCCGGATGGGGTTAG
- a CDS encoding LysR family transcriptional regulator encodes MLDFRSIETFLWVVKLGSFRGAAARLNTTQPAISQRIAQLEREMGVKLLNRDHRVASPTPSGRQMMVYAEKLIGLRAQMMAEIGDRSAMRGVMRLGVAETIVHTWLPRLVKSMNQIYPNLSLEIEVDITPNLTARLLAQEIELAFVVGPLSASGVHNRVLADYPIGFLASPSLGLGHGPVTPADLARFPIITFPRKTRPYEVVREVFDRPDLPPIRLHASASLATVIHMAVEGLGIAVIPDAIVENELADGRLQLLDTDLEIAPLTFTASWLASPDVVAVERVAELACQIAQSSLAVDAPALARH; translated from the coding sequence ATGCTGGACTTCAGGTCGATCGAAACCTTCCTTTGGGTTGTGAAGCTCGGCAGCTTTCGCGGCGCCGCGGCACGGCTGAATACGACCCAGCCTGCGATCTCCCAGCGCATCGCCCAGCTCGAGCGCGAGATGGGCGTCAAGCTCCTCAACCGCGACCATCGCGTGGCCTCGCCCACCCCGAGCGGCCGGCAGATGATGGTCTATGCGGAAAAGCTGATCGGCCTGCGCGCCCAGATGATGGCCGAGATCGGCGATCGATCGGCGATGCGCGGTGTGATGCGGCTCGGCGTCGCCGAGACCATCGTGCACACTTGGCTGCCGCGGCTGGTGAAGAGCATGAACCAGATCTATCCCAACCTGTCGCTGGAGATCGAGGTCGACATCACGCCGAACCTCACCGCGCGCCTGCTCGCGCAGGAGATCGAACTGGCCTTCGTGGTCGGACCGCTGTCGGCCTCGGGCGTGCACAACCGCGTGCTGGCCGATTATCCGATCGGCTTTCTCGCAAGCCCGTCGCTCGGGCTCGGACACGGCCCGGTGACGCCCGCCGATCTCGCGCGGTTTCCGATCATCACCTTTCCGCGCAAGACCAGGCCCTACGAGGTCGTGCGCGAGGTGTTCGACCGGCCCGACTTGCCGCCGATCCGTCTCCACGCCTCTGCCTCGCTTGCGACCGTGATCCACATGGCGGTGGAAGGCCTCGGCATCGCCGTGATCCCCGATGCCATCGTCGAGAACGAGCTCGCCGATGGCCGGCTGCAGTTGCTCGACACCGACCTGGAGATCGCGCCGCTGACGTTTACGGCAAGCTGGCTCGCCTCGCCCGACGTCGTCGCGGTGGAGCGCGTCGCCGAGCTTGCATGTCAGATTGCGCAGAGCAGCCTCGCGGTTGACGCGCCCGCGCTGGCGCGTCATTGA
- a CDS encoding amino acid ABC transporter permease: MTAITDMPDLPRAARRPQIGNPVLRWLRTNLFSSIPNGILTVVLLAVLAKGVISFVQWGIANAVWFAPANDSSACKAVRGLGACWAIIPEKYRFILFGTYPFDEQWRPALSVVLFIALFFLSTRRALWRRELAYLWIGALALISVLMWGGVFGLSFVSQDRWGGLPVTLILATFGLAFGFPLGILVALGRRSKLPAIRSLSVLYVELIRGVPLVSLLFMASVMFPLFMPSGFNIDKLLRAQIAIILFAGAYLAEVIRGGLQAVPRGQYEAADALGLSYWRKHRLVVLPQAIRHVIPPLVNTFIAFFKDTSLVLIIGIFDLLTTAKTAIIDPAWQQFSVEVYIFVAAIYFVFCFAMSRYSRGLEAQSASR, encoded by the coding sequence ATGACGGCGATCACTGACATGCCCGACCTGCCGCGTGCCGCCCGGCGCCCGCAAATCGGCAATCCGGTGCTGCGCTGGCTGCGCACCAATCTGTTCTCGTCGATCCCCAACGGCATTCTGACGGTCGTTCTGCTGGCAGTGCTGGCGAAAGGCGTGATCAGCTTCGTGCAGTGGGGCATCGCGAACGCGGTCTGGTTCGCGCCGGCCAACGATTCCAGCGCCTGCAAGGCCGTGCGCGGCCTCGGCGCCTGCTGGGCCATCATTCCCGAGAAGTACCGCTTCATCCTGTTCGGCACCTATCCGTTCGACGAGCAATGGCGGCCGGCGCTGTCCGTCGTGCTGTTCATTGCGCTGTTCTTTCTCTCGACGCGCCGCGCGCTATGGCGGCGGGAATTGGCTTACCTCTGGATCGGCGCGCTGGCGCTGATCAGCGTCCTGATGTGGGGCGGCGTGTTCGGGCTGTCCTTCGTCTCGCAGGACCGCTGGGGCGGGCTGCCGGTGACGCTGATCCTGGCGACGTTCGGATTGGCGTTCGGCTTCCCGCTCGGCATTCTGGTCGCGCTCGGTCGACGCTCAAAGCTGCCGGCGATCCGCTCGCTGAGCGTGCTCTATGTCGAACTGATCCGCGGCGTGCCGCTGGTGAGCCTTCTGTTCATGGCGAGCGTGATGTTTCCGCTGTTCATGCCCAGCGGATTCAACATCGACAAGCTGTTGCGCGCGCAGATCGCGATCATTCTGTTTGCGGGCGCCTATCTTGCCGAAGTGATCCGTGGTGGCCTCCAGGCCGTGCCGCGCGGGCAATACGAAGCGGCCGATGCGTTGGGGCTGTCCTATTGGCGGAAGCACCGGCTGGTCGTGCTTCCGCAGGCGATCCGCCACGTCATTCCGCCGCTGGTCAACACCTTCATCGCATTCTTCAAGGACACCAGCCTGGTGCTGATCATCGGCATCTTCGATCTGCTGACGACCGCCAAGACCGCGATCATCGATCCGGCCTGGCAACAGTTTTCGGTCGAGGTCTACATCTTCGTCGCCGCGATCTATTTCGTGTTCTGCTTCGCGATGTCGCGCTATAGCCGCGGCCTGGAGGCCCAATCCGCCTCGAGGTAA
- a CDS encoding NAD(P)-dependent oxidoreductase, whose amino-acid sequence MRGVFVDANEALAVIMERLEKPGDPKVRIHRDPDIKPEQYPEILDGAEIAIVDHTALPTEVAKKCAGLKHVVFLGTGARSYMNPEELAELGISVHLIKGYGDTAVAESAIALMWSSARVIAMMDREMRAGNWLREDGMQLTGKTLGLIGFGGIAAEVARIASGSGMKVIAWNRSPKTHPGIEFTDLDTLLARSDVVSLHLLLNDETRGMITREKIAKMKPGVVFINTARGAIVDEQAMIDALKSGHIRHAGLDVFNIEPLPADHPLTKIPNVTLSAHSAFRTPEASENLIEAAWVHCRRIVKG is encoded by the coding sequence ATGCGCGGAGTTTTCGTCGACGCCAATGAAGCGCTCGCCGTGATCATGGAGCGGCTGGAGAAGCCCGGCGACCCCAAGGTGCGGATTCACCGGGACCCCGATATCAAGCCCGAGCAATATCCTGAGATCCTCGACGGCGCCGAGATCGCGATCGTGGACCACACGGCGCTGCCAACCGAGGTCGCGAAGAAGTGCGCAGGCCTCAAGCACGTCGTATTCCTCGGCACCGGCGCGCGCAGCTACATGAACCCGGAGGAGCTCGCCGAGCTCGGCATCTCCGTGCATCTGATCAAGGGCTATGGCGATACGGCCGTCGCTGAGTCGGCGATCGCGCTGATGTGGTCCTCCGCGCGCGTCATCGCGATGATGGACCGCGAGATGCGCGCCGGTAACTGGCTGCGCGAGGACGGCATGCAGCTCACCGGCAAGACGCTGGGCCTGATCGGCTTCGGCGGTATCGCCGCCGAAGTCGCGCGCATCGCGTCCGGCAGCGGCATGAAGGTGATCGCGTGGAACCGCTCGCCGAAGACCCATCCCGGCATCGAGTTCACCGATCTCGACACGTTGCTGGCGCGGAGCGACGTGGTGTCGCTGCACCTGCTGCTCAACGACGAGACGCGCGGCATGATCACGCGCGAAAAGATCGCGAAGATGAAACCGGGCGTCGTCTTCATCAACACCGCGCGCGGCGCCATCGTCGACGAACAGGCGATGATCGATGCGTTGAAGTCGGGCCACATCCGCCATGCCGGCCTCGACGTCTTCAACATCGAGCCGCTGCCCGCGGATCATCCACTGACCAAGATTCCGAACGTGACGCTGTCGGCGCATTCGGCGTTTCGCACGCCGGAAGCCAGCGAAAACCTGATTGAGGCGGCATGGGTCCATTGCCGCCGGATCGTGAAAGGATAA
- a CDS encoding amidase family protein: protein MSQDLIRETACTVVDKLRSGDVSPLELLDVVEKRIGEVDGKVNALPTLCFDRARTNAKALMQKPAGARGLLAGLPLPIKDLTDVAGVLNTQGSPIFKDNISATSDLMVENLEANGAVVYAKSNTPEFGAGANTFNEVFGATLNPWDTSRSAAGSSGGAAVALATGMAWLAQGSDMGGSLRSPAAFCGVVGMRPSIGRVAHTPKSGIDRNLGVVGPMARNVKDLALLLDAMSGDFADDPLSLPAPTTSFLSAAQSGRKPKRIAYSPDLGITPVDPEVKAITRKAAERFAEAGAIVEEAHPDWREAHECFHVLRAFDFAITKANLLRTKRDLLKPEVIWNIEEGLKLSVEQLARAEAQRVGMTARAIEFFKTYDLLLTPTTIVPPFPIENRYVAECAGKRFENYVEWLGIVYAITLACCPSLSLPCGFTASGLPVGVQVVGAPRADAQVLAGAKVLEDILGLRGQTPIDPKIRA, encoded by the coding sequence TTGTCTCAAGACCTGATCCGCGAAACCGCCTGCACCGTCGTCGACAAGCTGCGCTCCGGCGACGTTTCGCCCCTCGAGCTGCTCGACGTGGTGGAGAAGCGCATCGGCGAGGTCGACGGCAAGGTCAACGCGCTGCCGACACTGTGCTTCGATCGCGCGCGGACCAATGCGAAAGCGCTGATGCAGAAGCCGGCCGGTGCGCGCGGGCTGCTCGCGGGTCTGCCGCTGCCGATCAAGGACCTGACCGACGTCGCCGGCGTGTTGAACACCCAGGGCTCGCCGATCTTCAAGGATAACATTTCCGCGACGTCCGACCTCATGGTCGAGAATCTCGAGGCCAATGGCGCGGTCGTCTACGCAAAATCCAACACGCCGGAATTCGGCGCCGGCGCCAACACCTTCAACGAGGTGTTCGGTGCGACGCTCAATCCCTGGGACACGTCCAGGTCGGCGGCCGGCTCTTCCGGCGGCGCAGCGGTGGCGCTCGCGACCGGTATGGCCTGGCTCGCGCAGGGCTCCGACATGGGCGGCTCCTTGCGCAGCCCCGCAGCCTTCTGCGGCGTCGTCGGCATGCGGCCGAGCATCGGCCGCGTCGCGCATACCCCGAAATCGGGTATCGACCGCAATCTCGGCGTGGTCGGTCCGATGGCGCGCAATGTCAAGGATCTCGCATTGCTGCTCGACGCCATGAGCGGCGACTTTGCGGACGATCCGCTGTCGCTGCCGGCGCCCACGACCTCCTTCCTGTCGGCGGCACAGTCGGGCAGGAAGCCCAAGCGCATCGCCTATTCGCCCGATCTCGGCATCACGCCGGTTGATCCCGAGGTCAAGGCGATCACGCGCAAGGCGGCGGAACGCTTCGCGGAGGCCGGCGCCATCGTCGAGGAGGCGCATCCCGACTGGCGCGAAGCGCACGAATGCTTCCACGTGCTGCGCGCCTTCGACTTCGCGATCACCAAGGCCAATCTGCTGCGCACCAAGCGCGACCTGCTCAAGCCCGAGGTGATCTGGAACATCGAGGAGGGCCTCAAGCTCTCGGTCGAGCAGCTCGCTCGTGCCGAAGCCCAGCGCGTCGGCATGACCGCACGCGCGATCGAGTTCTTCAAGACCTACGATTTGCTGCTGACGCCGACAACGATCGTGCCGCCCTTCCCGATCGAGAATCGTTATGTCGCGGAATGCGCCGGCAAGAGGTTCGAGAACTACGTCGAATGGCTCGGCATCGTCTACGCCATCACGCTGGCCTGCTGCCCATCACTGTCGCTGCCCTGCGGCTTCACGGCTTCCGGTTTGCCGGTCGGCGTGCAGGTCGTCGGCGCGCCGCGCGCGGATGCGCAGGTGCTCGCCGGCGCGAAGGTGCTGGAGGATATTCTGGGCCTGCGCGGGCAGACGCCGATCGACCCGAAGATCAGGGCATGA